The proteins below are encoded in one region of Deinococcus fonticola:
- the recO gene encoding DNA repair protein RecO, with translation MRSRTANRSGIVIRRRVTPAGDIIVTLLTPQGKLKAIARGGVKGPLSSRLNLFHNVGVQVYQAPGNDLASVKQAVLEGALPKLAEPERYAFAHLMAEFADALFQEGEFSEQAYDLFAGALRGISHQHDPEWVALVMSYKLLGLAGILPQTARCARCGTPDPEHPDPLGGQLLCRHCAALPAYPPEALDFLRGVVKRTVRASMDAPLPDDQRPALWKALERFVTVQVGNVHSWRQLVPFASA, from the coding sequence GTGAGGTCACGCACTGCCAACCGCAGCGGAATCGTCATTCGTCGCCGGGTGACACCGGCGGGGGACATCATCGTGACGCTGCTGACCCCGCAGGGCAAACTGAAGGCCATTGCGCGCGGCGGCGTGAAAGGCCCCCTGAGCAGCCGCCTGAACCTGTTTCACAACGTGGGTGTGCAGGTCTACCAGGCGCCCGGCAACGACCTGGCCAGCGTGAAACAGGCAGTGCTGGAGGGCGCGCTGCCCAAACTGGCCGAACCGGAACGCTACGCTTTCGCGCACCTGATGGCCGAGTTCGCGGACGCCCTGTTTCAGGAAGGCGAATTCAGCGAGCAGGCTTACGACCTGTTCGCCGGGGCACTGCGCGGCATCTCGCACCAGCATGACCCGGAGTGGGTGGCGCTGGTCATGAGCTACAAACTGCTGGGCCTGGCCGGCATCCTTCCACAGACTGCCCGCTGCGCCCGCTGCGGCACCCCGGATCCCGAGCACCCGGATCCGCTGGGTGGGCAACTGCTGTGCCGCCACTGCGCTGCGCTGCCCGCTTACCCCCCCGAGGCACTGGATTTCCTGCGCGGCGTGGTGAAACGCACCGTGCGGGCCAGCATGGACGCCCCCCTGCCCGACGATCAGCGCCCCGCCCTGTGGAAAGCGCTGGAGCGCTTCGTGACCGTGCAGGTCGGGAACGTGCACAGCTGGCGGCAACTCGTGCCCTTTGCCTCAGCCTGA
- a CDS encoding MgtC/SapB family protein, which translates to MEGVLHELNLMKGLLAAFALSGLIGWERERHGHNAGLRTHILVGVSAALFIVLSEALVQTFAGQDDQVRFDVIGVLGAVVSGVSFLGAGAIFSSKRGDQMKGLTTAAGLLATAAVGVACGLHLYVLATGATLLFLFTLGPLSRVAEAVPQKRRDE; encoded by the coding sequence GTGGAAGGTGTGCTGCACGAACTGAACCTGATGAAGGGCCTGCTGGCGGCGTTTGCCCTGAGTGGCCTGATCGGCTGGGAACGCGAGCGCCACGGGCACAATGCCGGACTGCGAACGCACATTCTGGTGGGGGTCAGCGCGGCGCTGTTCATCGTGCTGAGCGAGGCGCTGGTGCAGACCTTCGCCGGGCAGGACGACCAGGTGCGCTTCGACGTGATCGGCGTGCTGGGCGCGGTGGTCAGCGGCGTGAGTTTCCTGGGAGCGGGCGCGATCTTCTCCAGCAAACGCGGCGACCAGATGAAAGGCCTGACCACTGCCGCTGGCCTGCTGGCAACGGCGGCGGTCGGGGTGGCGTGCGGCCTGCACCTGTACGTGCTGGCGACGGGCGCCACGCTGCTGTTTCTGTTCACACTGGGGCCACTGAGCCGGGTGGCCGAGGCTGTTCCTCAAAAGCGGCGAGATGAGTAA
- a CDS encoding GntR family transcriptional regulator: MTEFERPGLVRDGVYQHLRRAVLDGEFLPGARLGEVELGHLLGVSRTPIREAIMRLTQDGLLVAEANKGVRVRTLSAREAQDTYTVREELDGLAAALAAQHHTPDDAGSLESALAQLNAAQNTDYREQTRLDLAFHRVIASAAHNAALSDLSRDLEQRIALIKHQTRTYNTHPQTAQQHADIVDAVLRRDPVRAREAARVHVRTFARLVIPELEPDAAPRQHPPPPRRATTAPHPLSGEKK; encoded by the coding sequence ATGACCGAGTTCGAGCGTCCTGGCCTGGTGCGTGACGGGGTGTATCAGCACCTGCGCCGCGCCGTGCTGGACGGTGAGTTTTTGCCTGGCGCACGGCTGGGCGAGGTAGAACTGGGGCACCTGCTGGGCGTGTCGCGCACCCCCATCCGCGAGGCGATCATGCGCCTGACGCAGGACGGCCTGCTGGTCGCCGAGGCGAACAAGGGCGTGCGTGTGCGCACCCTGAGCGCCCGGGAAGCGCAGGACACGTACACCGTGCGCGAGGAACTGGATGGCCTGGCCGCCGCGCTGGCCGCGCAGCACCACACGCCGGACGACGCCGGATCGCTCGAAAGCGCCCTGGCACAACTGAACGCCGCCCAGAACACCGACTACCGTGAGCAGACGCGCCTGGACCTCGCCTTTCACCGCGTCATCGCCAGTGCCGCGCACAACGCCGCGCTCAGCGACCTGTCGCGCGACCTGGAACAGCGCATCGCCCTGATCAAGCACCAGACCCGCACATACAACACCCACCCGCAAACCGCGCAGCAGCACGCCGACATCGTGGATGCCGTGCTGCGCCGCGACCCGGTACGCGCCCGCGAAGCCGCCCGGGTGCACGTCCGCACCTTCGCCCGGCTGGTCATTCCCGAACTGGAGCCGGACGCCGCGCCCCGCCAGCATCCGCCACCGCCCCGCCGCGCCACCACCGCCCCCCACCCCCTCTCAGGAGAGAAGAAATGA
- a CDS encoding proline dehydrogenase family protein, with amino-acid sequence MIDQIYRKAVLTVAGNQKVEELARARMWPLAQRFVAGEDISSAVQAVKDLEQDGIQGNLDLLGEFIDSPARCTEFADNVIRLIEAAHQAGITPYVSIKLSSVGQGKQDAGEDLGLKNARRIIGKASEYGGFVCLDMEDHPRTDITLQQFRTLVGEFGHQHVGTVLQSYLYRSLQDRAGLDDLHPNIRMVKGAYLEPETVAYPDKSDVDQNYRRLVYAHLKAGHYTNVATHDEQIIDDVKRFVLAHGIPRDQFEFQMLYGIRRDLQKQLAQEGYRVRAYIPYGRDWYAYFSRRIAETPRNAAFVVQGMLKG; translated from the coding sequence ATGATCGACCAGATTTACCGCAAAGCCGTGCTGACTGTCGCCGGCAATCAGAAAGTCGAGGAACTGGCCCGCGCCCGCATGTGGCCCCTCGCGCAGCGCTTCGTGGCCGGCGAGGACATTTCCAGCGCTGTTCAGGCCGTGAAGGACCTGGAGCAGGACGGCATTCAGGGCAACCTCGACCTGCTCGGCGAGTTCATCGACAGCCCCGCCAGGTGCACCGAATTTGCCGACAACGTCATCCGGCTCATCGAGGCGGCGCACCAGGCCGGTATTACGCCGTATGTCAGCATCAAGCTGAGCAGCGTGGGCCAGGGCAAGCAGGACGCCGGCGAGGATCTGGGCCTGAAAAATGCCCGGCGCATCATCGGCAAGGCCAGCGAGTACGGCGGGTTCGTGTGCCTGGACATGGAAGACCACCCGCGCACCGACATCACCCTCCAGCAGTTCCGCACGCTGGTCGGTGAATTCGGCCACCAGCACGTCGGCACGGTACTGCAAAGCTACCTGTACCGCAGCCTGCAAGACCGCGCCGGACTGGACGACCTGCACCCCAATATCCGCATGGTCAAGGGCGCGTACCTGGAACCCGAAACGGTCGCCTACCCCGACAAGAGCGATGTCGACCAGAACTATCGCCGCCTGGTGTACGCGCACCTGAAAGCGGGGCACTACACCAACGTCGCCACGCACGACGAACAGATCATCGACGACGTGAAACGCTTCGTGCTGGCGCACGGTATTCCCAGGGATCAGTTCGAGTTCCAGATGCTGTACGGCATTCGCCGCGACCTGCAAAAACAACTGGCGCAGGAAGGCTACCGCGTCCGTGCCTATATTCCCTACGGCCGCGACTGGTACGCCTACTTCAGCCGACGGATTGCCGAAACCCCCAGAAACGCTGCCTTCGTCGTGCAGGGGATGCTGAAGGGCTGA
- a CDS encoding DUF6714 family protein, which produces MDFRAQATLDQLRQAFEMVQLGSGVSLHEANVIDDYGTAEQRRAARALDTEQHWWEVPDEAIALGWGYCALSFMDARGLHYYLPAYASWVLRRGFQSDSAAFEHTIYTLESLQERPGQFVLFNFSQAQAIQAFLQYLLSVDPDDSCFTHHYQRAHAIWTAHAETLKEPTHD; this is translated from the coding sequence ATGGACTTCCGCGCGCAGGCCACTTTGGATCAGCTTCGCCAGGCCTTTGAAATGGTGCAGCTGGGTAGCGGAGTCAGCCTGCACGAGGCCAACGTGATAGACGACTACGGCACGGCGGAGCAGCGTCGGGCCGCCCGCGCCCTCGACACCGAGCAGCACTGGTGGGAAGTGCCGGACGAGGCCATCGCGCTGGGCTGGGGCTACTGCGCCCTGAGCTTCATGGACGCCCGCGGGCTGCACTACTACCTGCCGGCCTACGCCAGCTGGGTGCTGCGCAGGGGCTTTCAGTCCGACTCGGCCGCCTTCGAACACACCATCTACACGCTGGAATCTCTCCAGGAGCGACCAGGGCAGTTTGTGCTGTTCAACTTCAGTCAGGCTCAGGCCATCCAGGCCTTCTTGCAGTACCTGCTCAGCGTCGACCCCGACGATTCCTGCTTCACCCATCACTATCAGCGGGCACATGCCATCTGGACTGCCCACGCCGAAACCCTCAAGGAGCCCACCCATGATTAA
- the pruA gene encoding L-glutamate gamma-semialdehyde dehydrogenase, with protein MIKVQEYRPQSFIDFTKEENVKAYQDALKKIRAELVGKHYPLVIDGERVDTAEKLESINPCDTSEVVGTTAKATVEDAERALQGAWKAFESWKKWDMDARARILLKAAAILKRRRLEACALMTIEVGKNYAEADVEVAEAIDFLEYYARSAMRYSGFGSAETTWFEGEENGLMHIPLGVGVSISPWNFPCAIFIGMAAAPIVAGNCVLVKPAEDAGLIAGFMVDIMIEAGLPAGVLQFLPGVGKEIGEYLTNHAKTRFITFTGSRAVGLHINEVAAKVQPGQKWIKRVIMELGGKDALIVDEGADIETAVTAAVQGAFGFNGQKCSAMSRLILVDSVYDEVMSGFVERTKALKMGCGEENAHVTAVVNQMSFDKIKGYLATAGDEGQVMLGGEAPGECGGKKGHYVQPSIIGDVKRESRLAQEEIFGPVVSVIRARDWQDALDIANSTEYGLTGGVISSSREHLEQARAEFEVGNLYFNRKITGAIVGVQPFGGYNMSGTDSKAGGPDYLANFMQLKTVTERW; from the coding sequence ATGATTAAAGTTCAGGAATACCGCCCGCAGAGCTTCATCGACTTTACGAAGGAAGAAAATGTCAAGGCCTACCAGGACGCGCTGAAGAAGATCCGCGCCGAACTGGTCGGGAAGCACTACCCGCTAGTGATCGACGGTGAGCGCGTGGACACGGCCGAGAAGCTGGAGTCCATCAACCCCTGCGATACCAGTGAGGTCGTGGGCACGACCGCGAAGGCCACCGTGGAGGACGCCGAGCGCGCGCTTCAGGGGGCGTGGAAGGCGTTCGAGAGCTGGAAGAAGTGGGACATGGACGCCCGCGCCCGCATTCTGCTGAAGGCCGCGGCGATCCTGAAGCGCCGCCGGCTGGAAGCGTGCGCGCTGATGACCATCGAGGTTGGCAAGAACTACGCCGAGGCCGACGTGGAGGTCGCTGAGGCGATTGACTTCCTGGAGTACTACGCCCGCAGCGCCATGCGCTACAGCGGGTTTGGCAGCGCCGAGACGACCTGGTTCGAAGGTGAGGAGAACGGCCTGATGCACATCCCGCTGGGCGTGGGCGTGAGCATCAGCCCCTGGAACTTCCCGTGCGCGATCTTCATCGGGATGGCGGCCGCGCCGATCGTGGCGGGCAACTGTGTGCTGGTGAAGCCCGCCGAGGACGCCGGGCTGATCGCTGGGTTCATGGTGGACATCATGATCGAGGCGGGCCTGCCGGCCGGGGTGCTTCAGTTCCTGCCCGGCGTCGGGAAGGAGATCGGGGAGTACCTGACGAACCACGCGAAGACGCGCTTCATCACGTTCACGGGGAGCCGCGCGGTGGGGTTGCACATCAACGAGGTGGCCGCGAAGGTGCAGCCCGGCCAGAAGTGGATCAAGCGCGTGATCATGGAGCTGGGCGGCAAGGACGCGCTGATCGTGGATGAGGGCGCGGACATCGAGACGGCCGTGACGGCGGCCGTGCAGGGCGCCTTCGGGTTCAACGGGCAGAAATGCAGCGCCATGAGCCGCCTGATCCTGGTGGACAGTGTGTACGACGAGGTGATGAGCGGGTTCGTGGAGCGCACGAAGGCCCTGAAGATGGGCTGCGGCGAGGAGAACGCGCACGTGACGGCCGTGGTGAACCAGATGAGCTTCGACAAGATCAAGGGCTACCTCGCGACGGCGGGGGATGAGGGTCAGGTCATGCTGGGCGGCGAGGCTCCCGGCGAGTGCGGCGGAAAGAAGGGCCATTACGTGCAGCCGAGCATCATCGGGGACGTGAAGCGCGAGTCGCGTCTGGCGCAGGAGGAGATCTTCGGGCCGGTCGTGTCGGTCATCCGCGCGCGGGACTGGCAGGACGCGCTGGATATCGCCAACAGCACCGAGTACGGCCTGACGGGCGGCGTGATCAGTAGCAGCCGCGAGCACCTGGAGCAGGCCCGCGCGGAGTTCGAGGTGGGGAACCTGTACTTCAACCGCAAGATCACCGGGGCGATCGTGGGTGTGCAGCCGTTCGGCGGGTACAACATGAGCGGCACGGACAGCAAGGCGGGCGGGCCGGACTACCTGGCGAACTTCATGCAGCTCAAGACAGTGACCGAGCGCTGGTAA
- a CDS encoding S8 family serine peptidase, which yields MTRTRALLAATLALTLAACGQQSPVNTTAPTTNKDVVASDAYLVGFKEAGQISAQSLQQQAAMQAQAITAAGGVMTSQWADISAAAVRLSPAALAKLQGNPMVDYVEPDLVRTAQGFKSGSSDAGSRKTNFTAQALTTPPYTGSGETTWGDNALKVETLRTSGYTGAGVAVCIGDTGIDGNHPEFQKKLKGFKNFITTETNRNDPYQLNDVSHHGTHVSGTVFAQYGAGTGGSGTLEGMDVNGVGGVATGVNLYMARVLGDTGSGSSSGIINGVNWCVAQLKSQGGTEAKVVISLSLGGGRASKTEQRAYTSAWKKGAFTVAATGNDGAAVSYPAAYDNVVGIGAIDNTEAKADFSNFGTQVDLVAPGVDVISSVPVGQGTRATASGGGVNFTQVMSADKSAKATFSGNVVKAGDGTGTAGANEFCGTTSRNSALSGNIALISRGTCSFEEKVANAVASGAKAVMIYNNTAGALGTSLTNSYTIPVVGILQADGQGLLTKLPTTGTVAVTGADYDMYNGTSMATPHASAAAAVVWAAKPGLTNAQLLSLLTSTAKDLGTAGKDNNFGYGLVNPLKAITGQ from the coding sequence ATGACCCGTACCCGCGCTCTATTGGCTGCCACCCTCGCCCTGACCCTCGCTGCCTGTGGGCAGCAGAGCCCCGTGAACACCACGGCCCCCACCACCAACAAGGACGTGGTCGCCAGTGACGCCTACCTCGTCGGGTTTAAAGAGGCCGGGCAGATCAGTGCCCAGAGCCTGCAGCAACAGGCCGCCATGCAGGCCCAGGCCATCACCGCCGCTGGCGGCGTCATGACCAGCCAGTGGGCGGACATCAGCGCCGCCGCCGTGCGCCTCTCGCCCGCCGCGCTGGCCAAACTTCAGGGCAACCCCATGGTGGACTACGTGGAACCCGATCTGGTGCGCACCGCCCAGGGCTTCAAGAGCGGCAGCAGCGACGCCGGCTCCCGCAAAACCAACTTCACCGCTCAGGCCCTGACCACCCCGCCCTACACCGGCAGCGGTGAAACCACCTGGGGCGACAACGCCCTGAAAGTCGAGACGCTACGCACCAGCGGCTACACCGGCGCAGGCGTGGCCGTGTGCATCGGGGATACCGGCATCGACGGCAACCATCCCGAATTCCAGAAAAAACTGAAGGGCTTCAAGAACTTCATCACCACGGAAACCAACCGCAATGACCCGTACCAGCTGAACGACGTGTCCCACCACGGAACGCACGTGTCCGGCACGGTCTTCGCGCAGTACGGCGCCGGCACCGGCGGTAGCGGCACGCTGGAAGGCATGGACGTGAACGGGGTGGGCGGCGTCGCCACCGGCGTGAACCTGTACATGGCGCGCGTGCTGGGCGACACCGGCAGCGGCAGCAGCAGCGGCATCATCAACGGTGTGAACTGGTGCGTCGCCCAGCTGAAAAGCCAGGGCGGCACGGAAGCCAAGGTCGTCATCAGCCTGAGCCTGGGCGGCGGCCGCGCCAGCAAGACCGAGCAGCGGGCCTACACCAGCGCCTGGAAGAAGGGGGCCTTCACCGTGGCGGCCACCGGCAACGACGGCGCCGCCGTGTCCTACCCCGCTGCCTACGACAACGTGGTGGGCATCGGGGCCATCGACAACACCGAAGCCAAGGCGGACTTCAGCAACTTCGGCACACAGGTCGACCTGGTCGCTCCGGGCGTGGACGTGATCAGCAGCGTACCCGTCGGCCAGGGCACCAGGGCCACGGCGTCGGGCGGCGGTGTGAACTTCACCCAGGTGATGTCCGCCGACAAGAGCGCCAAGGCGACCTTCAGCGGCAACGTCGTGAAAGCCGGCGACGGCACAGGCACAGCCGGCGCCAACGAGTTCTGCGGCACGACCAGCCGCAACAGCGCCCTGAGCGGCAACATCGCCCTGATCAGCCGCGGCACCTGCTCCTTCGAGGAGAAAGTCGCCAACGCCGTCGCCAGCGGCGCAAAAGCCGTCATGATCTACAACAACACGGCGGGCGCCTTGGGCACGAGCCTGACCAACAGCTACACCATTCCCGTGGTCGGCATCCTTCAGGCCGACGGCCAGGGCCTGCTGACCAAACTGCCTACCACCGGCACGGTCGCCGTGACGGGCGCGGATTACGACATGTACAACGGCACCAGCATGGCCACCCCGCACGCCAGCGCCGCCGCTGCCGTCGTCTGGGCCGCCAAACCTGGCCTGACCAATGCCCAGCTGCTGAGCCTGCTGACCAGCACCGCCAAGGACCTCGGCACAGCCGGCAAAGACAACAACTTCGGCTACGGCCTGGTCAATCCCCTCAAGGCCATCACCGGACAGTAA
- a CDS encoding phytoene desaturase family protein: MARVLGGVLGARSVGVLGGGLAGLSMACLLAARGHRVTVYERELVGGKLRRVQVGGLTFDTGPSLFTFPQVWRAFLARLQQEDPLDLQPLPGGLGVHHTPFGGLPLPVAPEHSLFPEWQRYCLKVAPLRPHLLALLTTPPQLHRPEFLRASRALFGVTGRHLTAESWLEAQKFSPALAHALRTHALNAGVSPQDAPALYALIPALVGQEVYRPAAGMGAVLDALMDFARARGVTVHQGNEVTALNNHVLTLGNGRVIEHDLIVSAIDPQRLARLRGLAAPSPVARRSVSGLALYAALPHTSRLPATSVLPPADFQVFRRAVRAGALPPDTLALVHAEGPKLAALLTVPAVTREITCGHPWVQRQLRRIENTLGAPGLLDSALDIKVLDPLHYAAGGHPGGAIYGAFAPSWRGGPLHPQPYRLGERLWQVGTGVHPGGGLPAILGGALMVDTLLAQARK; this comes from the coding sequence GTGGCACGGGTTCTAGGGGGGGTTCTGGGGGCGCGGTCGGTCGGCGTACTGGGCGGCGGCCTGGCGGGCCTGAGTATGGCCTGCCTGCTTGCCGCGCGGGGCCACCGGGTCACGGTCTACGAACGCGAGCTGGTGGGGGGGAAACTCCGGCGCGTGCAGGTGGGTGGGCTGACCTTCGATACCGGGCCGAGCCTGTTCACGTTCCCGCAGGTGTGGCGGGCGTTTCTGGCGCGGTTGCAGCAGGAAGACCCGCTGGACTTGCAGCCCCTTCCCGGTGGGCTGGGCGTCCACCACACGCCTTTCGGAGGCCTGCCGCTGCCCGTTGCGCCGGAACATTCTCTTTTTCCCGAGTGGCAGCGGTATTGCCTGAAGGTCGCGCCGCTGCGGCCGCACCTGCTGGCCCTGCTGACCACCCCGCCGCAACTGCACCGTCCTGAATTTCTGCGGGCCAGCCGGGCTCTGTTCGGCGTGACCGGGCGGCACCTCACGGCGGAAAGCTGGTTGGAGGCACAGAAGTTTTCGCCTGCACTGGCGCATGCCCTGCGCACGCACGCGCTGAACGCGGGGGTCTCGCCGCAGGACGCTCCGGCACTGTACGCCCTGATTCCCGCCCTGGTGGGGCAGGAGGTGTACCGCCCCGCCGCCGGGATGGGCGCTGTGCTGGACGCCCTGATGGATTTTGCCCGGGCCAGGGGCGTGACCGTTCATCAGGGAAACGAGGTCACAGCCCTGAACAACCACGTTTTGACGCTGGGCAACGGACGTGTGATCGAGCACGATCTGATCGTCAGCGCCATCGACCCCCAGCGGCTGGCCCGCCTGCGGGGTCTGGCGGCCCCTTCGCCCGTCGCCCGCCGCAGCGTGAGCGGCCTGGCCCTGTACGCTGCCCTGCCGCACACCTCCCGGTTGCCGGCCACCAGCGTCCTGCCACCAGCTGATTTTCAGGTGTTCCGCCGGGCTGTCCGGGCCGGAGCACTGCCGCCGGACACCCTGGCCCTCGTCCACGCCGAGGGGCCGAAACTGGCGGCGCTGCTCACCGTTCCCGCCGTTACCCGCGAAATAACCTGCGGGCATCCCTGGGTACAGCGGCAACTCAGGCGCATCGAGAACACGCTGGGGGCACCGGGTTTGCTGGACAGCGCCCTGGACATCAAAGTTCTTGATCCCCTGCACTACGCGGCGGGCGGGCACCCCGGCGGCGCGATTTACGGCGCGTTTGCGCCTTCCTGGCGGGGCGGGCCGCTCCACCCGCAACCGTACCGCCTGGGCGAGAGGCTGTGGCAGGTGGGCACTGGCGTCCATCCGGGCGGCGGCCTGCCGGCCATCCTGGGCGGGGCGTTGATGGTGGACACGTTGCTGGCTCAGGCCAGAAAGTGA
- a CDS encoding UbiA family prenyltransferase, with the protein MPLPLLPFPRLLVVSRPALWVNTVGTLVTGLWLAGRLFSLDVRLLALLVYLTLPFNLLIYGLNDLSDREEDARSSRKGGWQGARLTIAEGRPLLHSTLLVNLPFLLLAFLLPAGAFALLLLCALLFMAYSVPPLRLKAQPFLDGLSNVAYALPLALPALVFGDALPWWPLCALMSYAVGKHAFDAAQDIPADRAAGTRTVATTLGVRGTAGYALAWFGLAGACLWPVSRVTALALWLTCGGMALRLWLNSTPQQAARLYPLSIVTPWLVGTVAGVQLVALLVRKPWHGF; encoded by the coding sequence ATGCCTTTGCCCCTTTTGCCCTTCCCGCGCCTGCTGGTGGTGTCCCGCCCGGCCCTGTGGGTGAATACGGTGGGCACCCTGGTGACGGGCCTGTGGCTCGCGGGGCGGCTGTTTTCACTGGACGTGCGGTTGCTGGCCCTGCTGGTCTACCTGACCCTGCCTTTCAACCTGCTGATTTACGGTCTGAACGACCTCTCGGACCGCGAGGAGGACGCCCGTTCCAGCCGCAAGGGGGGCTGGCAGGGGGCGCGGCTCACCATCGCCGAGGGCCGGCCGCTGCTCCATTCCACCCTGCTGGTGAACCTGCCGTTTCTATTGCTGGCCTTCCTGCTGCCAGCGGGAGCGTTCGCGCTGCTGCTGCTCTGCGCGCTGCTTTTCATGGCCTACAGCGTTCCGCCCCTGCGCCTGAAGGCGCAGCCTTTTCTGGATGGCCTGAGCAACGTCGCCTACGCCCTGCCGCTGGCGCTGCCCGCGCTGGTGTTCGGCGACGCGCTGCCTTGGTGGCCGCTGTGCGCCCTGATGAGTTACGCGGTGGGCAAGCACGCCTTCGATGCCGCGCAGGACATTCCCGCTGACCGCGCCGCCGGCACGCGCACCGTCGCCACGACCCTGGGTGTCCGGGGCACGGCGGGGTACGCCCTGGCGTGGTTTGGGCTGGCGGGCGCTTGCCTGTGGCCGGTGTCGCGCGTCACGGCGCTGGCCCTGTGGCTTACGTGCGGCGGCATGGCGCTGCGTCTGTGGCTGAACTCTACCCCGCAGCAGGCGGCGCGGCTGTACCCCCTCAGCATCGTGACGCCCTGGCTGGTAGGCACCGTGGCGGGCGTGCAACTCGTTGCTCTGCTGGTCAGGAAGCCGTGGCACGGGTTCTAG
- the glmU gene encoding bifunctional UDP-N-acetylglucosamine diphosphorylase/glucosamine-1-phosphate N-acetyltransferase GlmU encodes MTEQNRPLDVVILAAGQGTRMKSALPKVIHSVAGRPMVAWAVKAAQELGARNIVVVTGHGAEQVEAKVQQPGVAFARQEKQLGTGDAFLSGVAALSERDADILVLYGDTPLLRAETLRDLLADHRERQSAMTVLTGELPDATGYGRIVRGEQGDVERIVEQKDASETERSIGEFNSGVYVFDAQASELARRITNDNKAGEYYLTDLLGLYRGEGAHVRAFKLADPDEVLGANDRVGLAKLEGIFRQRINEQHLRGGVAIPAPDTVFIEDTVTIGRDVTLEPGVILRGQTSIADNVTVGAYSVVTDCVLGEGVNVKPHSVLEGAEVGAGSDVGPFARLRPGSVLGAGVHIGNFVETKNAKLDTGVKAGHLAYLGDVTIGTETNVGAGTIIANFDGVNKHQSKVGAGVFIGSNSTIIAPRTVGDAAFIAAGSAVHDDIPEGAMAVARGKQRNLEGWSKRYWGGMGEKVERKLPWLAGWLKRQ; translated from the coding sequence ATGACAGAACAAAATCGTCCGTTGGACGTGGTCATTCTTGCGGCGGGACAGGGAACACGAATGAAATCGGCCCTCCCCAAAGTCATTCATTCCGTGGCGGGGCGCCCGATGGTCGCGTGGGCCGTGAAGGCCGCGCAGGAACTCGGGGCACGGAACATCGTGGTGGTGACCGGGCACGGCGCGGAGCAGGTCGAGGCGAAAGTGCAGCAGCCGGGCGTGGCGTTTGCCCGTCAGGAAAAGCAACTGGGCACCGGGGACGCCTTCCTGAGCGGCGTGGCGGCGCTCAGCGAGCGGGACGCCGACATTCTGGTGCTGTACGGTGACACGCCCCTGCTGCGCGCCGAGACGCTGCGTGACCTGCTGGCCGACCACCGCGAGCGCCAGAGCGCCATGACCGTGCTGACCGGCGAATTGCCGGACGCCACCGGGTACGGCCGCATCGTGCGCGGCGAGCAGGGCGATGTCGAGCGCATCGTGGAGCAGAAGGACGCCAGCGAGACCGAGCGCTCAATCGGCGAGTTCAACAGCGGCGTTTACGTGTTCGACGCGCAGGCCAGCGAACTGGCCCGACGCATCACGAACGACAACAAGGCCGGCGAATACTACCTGACCGACCTGCTGGGCCTGTACCGGGGTGAAGGGGCCCACGTGCGGGCCTTCAAGCTCGCCGACCCGGACGAGGTGCTGGGCGCGAACGACCGCGTGGGCCTGGCAAAGCTGGAAGGAATCTTTCGCCAGCGCATCAACGAGCAGCACCTGCGGGGCGGCGTGGCCATCCCGGCGCCGGACACCGTGTTCATCGAGGACACCGTGACCATCGGGCGCGACGTGACCCTGGAACCGGGCGTCATTCTGCGCGGCCAGACAAGCATTGCCGACAACGTGACGGTGGGCGCGTACTCGGTCGTCACCGACTGCGTGCTGGGCGAAGGCGTTAACGTGAAACCCCACAGCGTGCTGGAAGGCGCCGAGGTCGGGGCAGGCAGCGATGTCGGCCCCTTCGCCCGCCTGCGCCCCGGCAGTGTGCTGGGGGCTGGGGTTCACATCGGGAATTTCGTGGAAACCAAGAACGCGAAGCTGGACACGGGCGTCAAGGCCGGACACCTCGCGTACCTGGGAGACGTGACCATCGGCACGGAGACGAACGTCGGCGCCGGCACCATCATCGCCAACTTCGACGGCGTGAACAAACATCAGAGCAAGGTCGGCGCGGGCGTATTCATCGGCAGCAACAGCACCATCATCGCCCCGCGCACGGTGGGCGACGCCGCCTTCATTGCCGCTGGCAGCGCCGTCCACGACGACATTCCCGAAGGGGCAATGGCCGTGGCCCGCGGCAAGCAGCGCAACCTGGAAGGCTGGTCGAAACGCTACTGGGGCGGCATGGGCGAGAAGGTGGAGCGCAAACTCCCCTGGCTGGCCGGCTGGCTGAAAAGGCAGTAG